A section of the Humulus lupulus chromosome 2, drHumLupu1.1, whole genome shotgun sequence genome encodes:
- the LOC133814532 gene encoding uncharacterized protein LOC133814532 — MVNTRYTMFDPAQQQQQQDNGEPLQNQQIPQDQPEDVPYHGPLPDDSQNFGEGGEYDEDYYEEDGEGYEDHEAENPIDPSENEVELEQEDLEVVRLRQQVLDQEVRMAEQQETTRQMQESLLDLQAFIAAQGFTVNPSVVPPPETQLLVPPTGTGAPNNATTPTPPLGRSPNPEANPSNPAQEKEKAKAADSIEKANPQKKTPPAPKTRVDPGHFPRKEWVNPIPERNHPNNSHGKRP; from the coding sequence ATGGTGAACACCAGATATACCATGTTTGATCCCGctcaacaacagcagcaacaagacaatggagaaccattgcaaaACCAGCAAATTCCTCAAGATCAACCAGAGGATGTGCCTTATCATGGGCCCCTGCCTGATGACTCCCAGAACTTTGGAGAAGGGGGTGAATACGATGAAGATTATTATGAGGAAGACGGAGAGGGGTATGAAGACCATGAGGCCGAGAATCCTATCGATCCCAGCGAGAATGAGGTGGAACTTGAACAGGAGGACCTGGAAGTGGTCCGTCTGAGACAACAGGTCCTCGACCAAGAAGTAAGGATGGCAGAACAACAAGAGACCACTCGccagatgcaagagtctctcctgGATCTTCAAGCTTTTATTGCTGCTCAGGGATTTACAGTCAATCCCTCAGTTGTTCCTCCCCCAGAAACTCAGTTGCTTGTCCCACCTACAGGGACTGGCGCACCCAACAACGCTACAACCCCTACTCCTCCTTTGGGACGATCCCCTAATCCCGAAGCCAATCCTTCAAACCCAGCTCAAGAAAAAGAGAAAGCCAAAGCAGCTGATTCCATTGAAAAAGCAAACCCCCAAAAGAAGACTCCTCCCGCTCCAAAAACTAGGGTGGACCCAGGGCATTTCCCTAGGAAAGAATGGGTGAATCCCATCCCAGAACGAAATCACCCGAACAATTCACATGGGAAACGCCCGTAG